Genomic segment of Notolabrus celidotus isolate fNotCel1 chromosome 1, fNotCel1.pri, whole genome shotgun sequence:
acacattccctttccagtggttgaggggtgtaattacaggtttaaatatatcaacattttatcGTACACTTGTTATAATTGtagtgagaaaaataatatcacgaTAGGTATTGTTAgcgttttatcgcccagccctaggttAATGTCAGTTTGAGGATTCCAGTAGATAACAGTCAGTGGAGTAAAAGTAGTCGTGGTATAAGAAGTGAGAGACACTGTGAGGTTTGCTGATGAAGACAATGATTAACTGGGTAGATAAACATTTAGTGTCATGGCGTCGTGAGGGAAGTGATCTCTGGAAAGATGATAAAGTGATATTAAATCATCTCTGACTGAAGGAACTCGCATTTATATTAACTTACACTCTAACAACATTGATGCTTCTCTCCAGACGATGGACTCAACTACCAGCAGATGCTGCTCGAGATGACCGGACAGAAAACGGTTCCTAACGTCTTCGTCAACAAGACGCACCTCGGCGGCTGTGACAAAACATTGCAGGTGAGAAGCTAATGTGTCTGAATGTGTTGAAGGGTTCTCTGGTGCTGCAGTCAGTTAGCAGCTTCTTTAGATGCAGAAACAGTAAAAACATTCCTGCCATTTCAAGATGCTGTATTGACGCCCTTGTTGCTCCTCGTCTGCAATGTGTAACCAAACAACAgcctcctgtctcaaaatatgaagcccatgaggaagtgttaaaaactgcagttcatcgagcgtccaccagaggctggctgcagaaacaccagaaaccacatacacacccgttcaaagaagatgatatttacagcagaaataaacatgtttacagcctggtttaaaaaaaaaaaaaaaggttaggtctgaagagctaatttctctgtctgcacacacatgttcaaACGACAGGCTAGGATTTCAACATTGACAAAACAGGCAGTTATCATTGAAATTCAAGCACTACACACCAAAACACCCTTTGTGTTTGACAAAGCAGGAGGTGCCACATATACACACTGAGAGATCAACACGTAGACTGGATTGGAGAAGCggtttcctgtttttctgtaACAGCTTTGACTTTTAGTTATTGTTATAGAGATAATAACCAAATAAACTTGACGTCAACACTTATAAGATGGTTCATAGCAGAAGAGGAAAACACTTTGTGCTACATTTTACTGCAGAGATAAAGTGTTTGATAGAAATCAAAACCAAAAGTGATAGGGAGAAAAATCCTGCTGTACGCTTAGTACCAGAGATAACTGGATTAGAGGCTACTTAGCACGACAGTGGAGTGAAATCTGGGGTCATTGCTGATCATTTGATCTGAGAGTGATACAGACAGAATCAAGCAACGGCTCAGATTTCCAATAATGTCGAGAGTTGGACTGAGAAGTTAAAGTTGAGTTTAAGTCAGCAGGTTTCCTTGCAAGATGCACTAAAGTACTGGCCGAGCGGCatcctccagtctcaaaatataaagcccTTGAttaagtgttaaaactgcagttccctgagtgtccacttgaggctagctgcagaaacaccagaaaccacatacacaccagttcaaaaaagacgatctttacagcagaaataaacatgtttacagcctggttcaaaaaacaatttaggtctggatagctcattctctatcggcacacactgtacagggggtgaataattttataactcagtatttttgaagGTATTAAACTTAAAAGTTTTGCACcgataaggacatggctgatttgactgacaggcgggaacactgtagctgttagcgaggaggctcaaagtctgtCTCTTTACCCCCCCATTTGAtcagacgaagttaggttgagtaagcatttccaatatggctgcagccgtcgactggcttcaaaacggggcttcagaaacagatgggtgacgtcacagatactgtgtccatttattatacagtctgtgtgtaACATATAGAGGCATATCCTCTGATCCTCCCTCAGAGGTAGTAACAGGCAGATTGGGGGCGAAGAAAGTGGCAATGTGTAGCGTCAGCGTCCGTGTCTGTGTATGAGATGCCCCCACTTTGTGTTTAGAACTcaagctaatgctaatgctgcaATGCAATTTAATGTCACACACTGGAACAACATTATTCTGCCGTGATGGTGTGTTATGAGTAAACTTAAAGACGTAGTGATGGTGGAACTTTGGTCTGGCGCTGCTTCActtattaatcaatcaatctttatttataaagcgccaaatcccgccaaatgttctcctcagactctttccaaacagagcaggtctagaccgtactctatgttctattattaacaaagacccaacatcaagacaggataagatccagtcccatcttacagacaggactcagtctgatctcatcttaatccaccatgagcagagcactttgcagcatttagcaagttacagtggcaaggacaaacttcctttaacaggcagaaacctccagcaggaccagactcatgttagacacacatctgctgagactgtgttggagagagggatagagggcaatgaagagagagagagagatattaaCTTGGCACACGATATGATCTGCAAACTTTACAGTCTGCCGTCACTACAGAAACATGTCAGATAAGAATTGGGTGGGACTAAACGTGTGTCGTGCCAAGAGGTAGGGTGAGGGAGGTATTCATGTTGAGAGGAAAAACCAGAACATGAGAAATGACTGATAAAACCCTCTCAGGTGTCGTGTTGCAGGATGATGGTAGACCTGATGGAGTCTGATCTTCTGCCTGCATATCAGCCGGGGTTATGGCTTTTAGAGGCTGTGataaaatgttgattattttAACACAGGAAGTTATCTTCCACACCAAAACACCCTCTGTATGTCACAAAGCAGGGGGTGCCACATatacaccaagcggcaacctccggtctaaaaatatgagtcaatgcggaagtgttaaaagctgcagttcatcgaggaagtaccggaagtgacatacacatgaatggggaaaagacgatctttacagcagaaataaacatgtttacagcctggtaaaaaagatgagtgtaatctgaatagctcatttctccatgtcctctcactgtgaggggggtgaatttttttctaattcggtaatttcaaagttattgagattactagtcttccaatgagaggcacagctgcctgccggaacactgcagctgttggctaggaggctcaaagcccgcctctgtacGCCACattggctcgacagaagcaatatggctgccgctcccgattggcttcaaaacagctttcagaaacagatgggtgacgtcacggatactacgtccatattttatacagtctatgatatacACACTGAGAGATCAACGCGTAGACTGGATTGGAGAAGCggtttcctgtttttctgtaACAGGTTTGACTTTTAGTTATTGTTCTAGAGATAATAACCAAATAAACTTAACATCAACATTCATAAGAAGATTCAtagcagaggaagaaaatacTTAATGCTGCATTTTTTCGTTTGCTGCTTCTGTAAAGTCAGCACTTAGACATTCTGCAGAGATAAAGGGTTTGatagaaatcaaaacaacatGAGGTAGAGTTAGAACGACGGCTTTACACTCAAAACCAGAGATAATTGGATTAGAGGCTACTTAGCATGACAGTGGAGTGAAATATGGGGTCATTGCTGATCATTTGCTATCTGAGAGTGATACACACAGAATCAATCAATGGCTCAGATTTCTCATCATGTTGAGAGCTAGACTGAGAAGTTAAAGTTGAGTTTAAGTCAGCTGGTTTCAATGGAAGATGCACTTAAGTActtgccaagcggcaacctccggtctaaaaatatgaggcaaATGCGggagtgccaaaaactgcagttcatcgaggatccgcttcaGGCTTTCTCCAGAAGTACcagtaaccacatacacatcaattcaaagaagccgatctttacagcagaaataaacatgtttacagtctggtacaaaagacgagtgtagtctggatagctcatttctcgataggcacacactgtacggggggtgaattttttcataacatggcaatttcgaagatattgagattacaagttttccattatgagaggcacagctgacttgattgacaggttggAACACTGTAGATTAGATTAGTTTGCGaagagtattttggcttgaaatgcccatccctagtcagAATGTGTATAAAGAATGTTCCTCACAGACAGGTGTCCATCAGTCTGCTGAGAAGGAGGTATCTGCTGTAACCCTGAGCAGTGCTGAAGTGTAGTTTCAGAGGGagtaaaacaaaagcagaactgATGGTGATGACAATACCTTAAGTAATCAGCAGCTCATCTGTGGAAATCTGAGCAGGTCTGTTTTGTGTGTTGAACTTTTGGTGTGTGAGAAATTACATAGGAAGGAAGCCACTGTGAGAATGTTTCTATGCTGGAAATAAAGTCCAAAGCTTGAATACTTTTTTAATGTGACTTCTGCAGCTTGATTAATAATTGAAAACTGATTGAGCTGAAAAATGAGGCACGTTTTTGTCTTTCTGGAGCAGTCAGGAGGTGATGTCCGACTAtaatctgtctctttaaaaaacaaaagccaaTGGAGGCAGTATGTAACGTAATCAGCGTGTGCCACAGACAGTGTGCCACAGACAGTGTTCCACTGACGTACGCTGCAAGTCTGTCAGCGtgtgttacatttgaaatacaaTGAACGCCAAACCAGCACCGCGCTCCTCCAGCACACACATTGTCTCTTTTCTGACTGTAGCAGACGTGTGAGATGATAACGGTGACACTGTGTTCATGTTTCAGGCTCATAAAGACGGGagcctgcagcagctgctgagTGGAGACAATGAAGCTTATGACTATGACTTGATTGTCATCGGAGGAGGATCTGGAGGCCTCGCCTGCTCAAAGGTGAGAGAACTAAGTGCAACATATTCACAGCTGTTGAAGCTTTATGATGGGGGCTGTGGCTCTGTTGTGCAATCttagttttatttaaatgaataagAGTGAAACTGAAGCTGATTTTATCACGTTGTTCTCGTTTAAGCCGTTTACTGTATTTTTAACAGAAGCTTCCTGTGTCATGTAAGAGTGTTATGTTGCTGTAACATTAGCTCTTTTTCTAACAGGAAGCTGCCATGTTGGGGAAGAAAGTCATGGTACTGGACTTTGTTGTCCCCACACCAAAGGGAACCAGCTGGGGTAAGATACTTCCCCTTTAAGAAACTTAGCTACATATGTGACTCAGCATTTATTTGAAGCTAATATAccttatttctgtttttcctgTGGTCTTAAGGTCTCGGTGGAACTTGTGTGAACGTGGGCTGCATCCCCAAGAAGCTGATGCACCAGACGGCCCTGCTGGGCACGGCCATGCAGGACGCACGCAAGTTCGGCTGGGAGTTTGAAGAGACAGGTGAGAGCTCAGAGCAGCGACCCCGGAGGTCCCGGCGGGGCGACATCACACCAGCTTGCCATGGTAAATCAGAGGCGAGCATCATGGGATGTTCTGTAGCGTTTTCTAACTGATGGATGTTCTCTGTGCGTCCTCAGTCAAACACAACTGGGAGACAATGAAGACGGCGGTGAACAACTACATCGGCTCGTTGAACTGGGGCTACAGGGTGGCTCTGCGAGACAAGGACGTCAACTATGTGAATGCCTATGCAGAGTTTGTTGAACCACACAAGATCAAGGTAAACAGATCCCACAATGCGCCTGGTTTGGCTTACGTAACCCTGTATTGTCACAATGAACGAGGTCTTCCTCCCTTCAAAGTTAACAACAAGTTTCCACACTAACACATTCCTAATGTCGATAAGCTGCCTGCCTTTACTTGTCGTTTAGCCTGTTGTGGAAACcggtattgttttatttgtcttgcACAAGCCCTGCTACAGTTGACCTCCCTGTTTGGCAGCCTCCCAGCTCTGTTGTTGTTAACTCTCCTACTTGTGATTTTGAGTCGATCACAATTAGgactgggcgataattcaataacgataattaacGTGATATAATTTTctataaaaatttgatatatttaaacctgtaattacaacccTCAACCACTACAGAGGGAGGGggtgctaatgagccttaaacgctagttgccaccaagcggcaacctccggtctaaaaatatgagtcaatgcggaagtgttagaagctgcagttcatcgaggatccgcttgaggctggctccggaagtactggaagtgacatacacatgaatggggaaaagacgatctttacagcattaataaacatgtttacagcctggtacaaaagacgagtgtagtctgaatagctaatttctcgacgtcctctcactgtgaggggggtgaatttttttctaattcggcaatttcaatgagaggcacagctgcctgtgggaacactgcagctgttggctaggaggctcaaagcccgcctctttacgtcacactggctcgacagaagcaatatggctgccgcagccgattggtctcaaaacagcgcttcagaaacagatgggtgacgtcacggatcctacgtccatattttttacagtctatggttgccacccaacattagacagaaatagaagatggcattgaacagcaaatcatgttgcagggtagaggtaggcggggcttaaagacttttggagcagaatgtaaacacagctgacacCAGCAACACTGAAGATACCGAGCAACTCAAAGCAGAGCAGttagtctaaaaatatgagtccaatgcggaaatgctaaaaactgcagttcatcaggatccgcttgaggctggctatggaagtaccggaaaccacatacacaccaattcaaagaagccgatctttacagcagaaataaacatgtttacagcctggtacaaaaaacgagtgtagtctggatagctaattttttgataggcacacactgtacggggggtgaatttttccataacatggcaatttcgaagatattgagattacaagttttccattattagaggcacagctgacttgattgacaggtgggaacactgcagctgttggctaagaggctcaaagcccgcctctttacgtcacactcgctccacagcagcaatgtggttcccgccgccgattggcctcaacacagcccttcagaaacagatgggtgacgtcccggatactacgtccattatttatacagtctatgatcgaatctcatcttacactaaagacctgcttcctgttaacatCGTCAAAAATGAGGGATTGAAGAAGATGATCAGAGAACGAAATCCAGCTACAAGCtaacaactttcactcaggagcaaaaatctgcctttacataTATGAAATCTTGATTTGATATTTactgtgataattatcgatatccactgatatgaaaaaatTTAATGCAAAACAATTTTTATTAATATCACCCAGCTCTTGTTACAATGACACCTTGTAGCTCTCTGTTCTTCGTGGTACCTGCTTCTTAAAAACGACCTCACAGCTTCTGTCCGTGTCTTCTGACAGGCCACAAACAAACGAGGGAAGGAGACGTTTTACACGGCGGCAAAGTTTATCTTGGCCACAGGAGAGAGGCCGCGCTACCTGGGCATCCCTGGAGACAAAGAATACTGCATCACCAGGTGAGAGCACGCCGCCTTGAATGTGGTGCCTGTAGAAATCTGTTCTCATGACAAGCTGTGTTGCCCTGTCTAGAGCTTCACTTGAGACCAGAAGGTGTCGTGTGTTGcatctgaaaataaaacacaggcttTGTGATCCAGGTGTGTTCAACCTCTGCATGTGacctcattcattcattcatccatcagcTGTCTTAAATGTTGGATGAGCTTTGTGGTACAGAGAGCAAATATACCCAACACCAATGTTTTGTTGGACTTAAAAACTGCACCAGAAAAGAGTCTCTTATTTGAAACCAGGGATTCAATCACCGACAAGGACCCACCCCGTctgatctcctctcctctctgtgtttgtccacCAGTGACGACCTCTTCTCATTGTCTTACTGCCCGGGGAAGACCCTGGTGATCGGGGCTTCGTACGTGGCTTTGGAGTGTGGAGGTTTTCTGGCCGGTCTCGGTCTCGACGTCACCGTCATGGTCCGGTCCATCCTGCTGAGGGGCTTCGACCAGGACATGGCCAACCGTGCTGGGGAGCACATGGAGGAGCACGGGGTCAAGTTCCTCCGGAAATATGTCCCTGTGAAGGTGAGTGTTCACCAGATCGCTCTGTCTAGTCAGTCTCTAAATACAGTTGCAAATGAAAACCTGGAGCCTGCGTCCGTCCAACCGGGCAGACTTTGGTTTCCATATAAGTTTGCAGCACCAGATTTCTCCTCACTTCATCTTGATTTATCTCTCATCTTGTAAAGAAGCttggttatttctttgtttctttcactcTGACTTTGGTGCATCTGTTTGTGTCAGATAGAGGAGCTGGAGGCCGGCACCCCTGGCAAGCTGAAAGTGACAGCCAAGTCCACAGAGACGGACGAGATCATCGAGGGAGAGTACAACACTGTATGTGATAATACATCCATCAGTTCATCCTCCCCTCAACCCCTCCTTCaccacacgcacgcacgcacgcacgaacacacacacacacacacacactcgtacgTCACTGGTGTTACCACTGTCGTGACCACATTGGCTATTTATTGCATTCATTTCAGtaataagtaaataagaaataatttttaaaaacaatcacattaataaattagaaaaaataaactttaatcaaagatttgtatcatttaaaaaatattttatttaaattacttAATTATTAATACTATTAATTATTACTCtaactttttttgtcatttttttaaattccagaCGTGTTGAacgattttattttaaagtctatcTGTGATGACGGTGGTGGTCTCACATATCACTTAGCTCTTCCTCTCTAAAGCTTATcagcctcattcactaatatcTTCTTCCTATGCTTCTTAAATTTACTCTTAAGAAGGTTTCTAAGAGAAGTCTACGTCAGATTCAGAATAGTTCTCACCTGTGTTCATAAATTGATGAATGCCATGTCCTCCTGCCAGTTTGAAGCCCATGCTCGATGTTCTTAATTAGCATACATATATGCCCAAATTAGGGCATGACATTGCAGGGCCACACACAGAAATCACACAGGCtcgtgagaggaagaggagagacatgATTGCGCTCTGGACTCCAAGTGAAACGTTGATTTAGTTTATCTGAAATGGAGGAAGAGCTTCTTGAAGTGACCACATTTTTTCAGAACAGTTGGTAAATGAGGACCAATGAGCTCTCAGCTCAACACCTGCTGCTAAAGATAGCCAGTTAGCTTCTCAGTACAGCAAAGAACGGCTTCTGCTGTGAATAACTGCACACACTAACTAAACCTCTCACATTTAAAGGCTTAAAAGTACTGCTGATGCAACCTACCTCTTTAGTTTGTTGCTGTGCAGGTTTGTGATGCTGAACTTagacatattaaaaagaaagagtTTGTTTACTCCTGTTGGTCAGAGCTCACAGAGGGAGTGCCTCCGTAGA
This window contains:
- the txnrd3 gene encoding thioredoxin reductase 3 isoform X1; its protein translation is MPPIENDSGKNEVKTRIQKLIDSNRVMVFSKSFCPFCLKVKDLFKELKVECNVVELDLIDDGLNYQQMLLEMTGQKTVPNVFVNKTHLGGCDKTLQAHKDGSLQQLLSGDNEAYDYDLIVIGGGSGGLACSKEAAMLGKKVMVLDFVVPTPKGTSWGLGGTCVNVGCIPKKLMHQTALLGTAMQDARKFGWEFEETGESSEQRPRRSRRGDITPACHVKHNWETMKTAVNNYIGSLNWGYRVALRDKDVNYVNAYAEFVEPHKIKATNKRGKETFYTAAKFILATGERPRYLGIPGDKEYCITSDDLFSLSYCPGKTLVIGASYVALECGGFLAGLGLDVTVMVRSILLRGFDQDMANRAGEHMEEHGVKFLRKYVPVKIEELEAGTPGKLKVTAKSTETDEIIEGEYNTVLIAVGRDACTDKIGLDKAGVKANPKNGKLPVNDEEQTNVPHIYAIGDILEGKWELTPVAIQAGKLLARRLYAGAKVKCDYINVPTTVFTPLEYGACGLSEERATELYGLENIEVFHSLLWPLEFTVPGRDNNKCYSKLICNKLDSNRVIGFHYLGPNAGEVTQGFGVAMKCGATKEQLDGTIGIHPTCAEIFTTLDVTKSSGGDIAQAGC
- the txnrd3 gene encoding thioredoxin reductase 3 isoform X2, which gives rise to MPPIENDSGKNEVKTRIQKLIDSNRVMVFSKSFCPFCLKVKDLFKELKVECNVVELDLIDDGLNYQQMLLEMTGQKTVPNVFVNKTHLGGCDKTLQAHKDGSLQQLLSGDNEAYDYDLIVIGGGSGGLACSKEAAMLGKKVMVLDFVVPTPKGTSWGLGGTCVNVGCIPKKLMHQTALLGTAMQDARKFGWEFEETVKHNWETMKTAVNNYIGSLNWGYRVALRDKDVNYVNAYAEFVEPHKIKATNKRGKETFYTAAKFILATGERPRYLGIPGDKEYCITSDDLFSLSYCPGKTLVIGASYVALECGGFLAGLGLDVTVMVRSILLRGFDQDMANRAGEHMEEHGVKFLRKYVPVKIEELEAGTPGKLKVTAKSTETDEIIEGEYNTVLIAVGRDACTDKIGLDKAGVKANPKNGKLPVNDEEQTNVPHIYAIGDILEGKWELTPVAIQAGKLLARRLYAGAKVKCDYINVPTTVFTPLEYGACGLSEERATELYGLENIEVFHSLLWPLEFTVPGRDNNKCYSKLICNKLDSNRVIGFHYLGPNAGEVTQGFGVAMKCGATKEQLDGTIGIHPTCAEIFTTLDVTKSSGGDIAQAGC